In Manis javanica isolate MJ-LG chromosome X, MJ_LKY, whole genome shotgun sequence, the DNA window GTCTCTTTCCGGTAAGTCACAATCCCCCAGGAACGTGGTGAAATAACGTCCTCATGTTTTTTCCGTCGGAGATTAGTCTCGCCTGTTCTCGGATGTCAGAGAAATGGAATGTATGGTGTGTACTGTTTTGTGTCACACTCACTTTGTCTTCAGAATGATGTTTTGGAGATGATCTGGTTGTAGCAATATTCATTCCTGtttattgctgagcagtattccattgcTGGAGCACCCATACTTTGTTCACCCATGCTCCTTgcgatgggcatttgggttgttcccagttTTTCGCTATTATGAGTGAAGCGGCTGTGAACATTATTATGGAAGTCTCTTTGTGAACGTAAGTTTACGTTTAATTTGGGTGCGTTCTTAGCAGTGGACATAGTGGGTCATGGGGTAGATGAGCGTTTACAAGAAACTGCCAGGCAATTTTCTGAAGTGGTTGtactgttttaaatttctgtcaTATTTTGCTATGCTTCTTCCTCTCAGGGTGAATAGAGGAGATGATTACACTGTATACAATTTGGCCCAGCAGAAAATGCATTTATGTACTTACGTAAGGCTAGTAATGCCCGCTAAGTGGCACAGGCACTCTTAACCTGTCAGTCCCAGGTTTTGGTCTTTGGAGAAAATGTTAACTGCCTACCGAAGACTCACGGCGTCTGCCATAAGTAGGCGAAGGCACTGTGAAATGCATAAAGCACTGTGCCAGGATAAGATGGCAATGGTATTTTTAGGAGTACCAATCTGTATTGTAATTCCATACATCTACTGCTGTCTAATAAGTTTGTAATGCAGGGCCGATTCATATAATTTTAAGATTAAACACATTGATAACCACGTGGCATGTTTACGTTAAAATATTCTTGTAATCCATAGTTCATCCTTAGAATAGAGTTATTATAATTAAATGTAACGGTTATTtgctgtctctttacttatttgcGCCCTGTTCCCTTCCAGAGCAGGATTTCTTCCCTGTTTTagagatttattaagaaaaacaggTGCTTAAGTGTTTTCTACTTTGCCCACAGAGTGTCACTGTTGGATTATTTGAATAGCCAAAGCCGGCTAACGTTTAGCTCCTTGTTCGTGGTTCGGAATATTTGCTTTTAAAGCAGTCAGATTATCGGAAGACTAGTCTTTCTAGCCTGAAGTACATAAGGGGGTAAGGAGCTTGGTGGAAAATGGTGTCCCCAGTGTAGGTGGGTTACTGGGAAATCAGTTCTGCACGTGTATGTTTCCATGTTGTAGTATTTGCAGTGGGCAGAGGTTCCTTCAGGCTGTTGGTGCTTCCTGAAAGCGAAATTGACGTCCTGAacttttccttcagttctttctttcatatttccttttGGTTCATTAATAAATCTTCCCTAGACAAGAACACGAATACCCGATTATGAAGCAGGAGCAGGTGGAAGTGTCATTAATGAATGTATATCAGAGTGAATACTTAGATAATATTCATTTCTAATTGCCAAACATACTCACACTTACTatcctaaagaaaataatttaaattctttttcagtcttCATAGAATGTGGAGTTTCCTGTGAACTCCTgaactcaagaaaatatttctcatgcATGTGTCTGCTTCCTTAACAATGAGCAGTTAACTGACAGTGAACACTTCAccattttatttccctcttttccttgTCTAATAGGAAATtcacagcagttttttttttttatcatgtttcGGTAGCTCTTCTGATTCGTGAAACACTTTAAGATttgcagaaaagttgcaaaaatattaGAGTTCCTGCAACTTCCTTAATGTTAACTTACCTACATAGTGTAAAATGATGGTAATTGTCGCAGCACAGTGCAGTTTTCAAAAGCAGGATATTAACACTGGTACAGTGCTGTTAGCTAAACTGAGCCCCCGTGGGCCTTTCCCCAGACCTCCTCCCCCACGTGCTTCTCCTGTTCCAGAATCCGATCCAGTACCCCACACTGAGTTCagttgtctccttattttcttcccGCCTGTGGCagttctcattctttccttgtctttcgtgaccttgacatttttggtGAGTGTACGGATGAGCTATTTTGTAGAGTGTCTCTCAGTGTTGGTAAGTATGATATTTTCTCTTGATGAATACACTGAGACTTGCGTTTTTGGCAAGAACACGTCACAGATGATATCGCCTTCTCATTGCATCGTATCAGGAGTACATGGGGTCCATATATCTTGTTACTGGTGATGTTAACGTTGACCACTTGGTTAACATGGTGTCTTCTGGAtttttccactgtaaagttactatttGTCCCTTTGCAACTAGTAAGCATGTTGGGTGGGCGGGCGCGTTGAGGCTATGCTAACCTCCTGCTTCTCCTCAACGTCTTGCCCACTGAGTCAGTTAGCTCCTGGATTTTACCTGCAGTACCGAGTACTGTGGTGTTTGCCTAGTGGTGACTGTTTGCTCATTCTCTCGAATATATTACTTGGGATTCATTGGTAAGGAAGAGCTGTCCTTTCTcctccatttatttacttattcaattGCGTGTTTTCTATCAGTATGGACTCGTCGGCACTCATGTATTATATGAGTTATCACCCaatgttatcattattttattgacCAAATTTCCCACCTTTGGCTGTTGGGAGGGTGCTCCTTCTGCTTGGCTCCTGTGCTCTTCTGACACGCTTCCACTTTGTTCCGAggacttccttactttctgacgTCACAAGATGTTTCAGGCTCATTTCTActttccctgcccagccctgtcaTTCACTTCTTTCCAGGAAGGCCTGCTCCATTTTACGGGAGAACGGTGCTTAGAAGCCAAGATCGAGATTCTAGGTGGGGTCATGGCTCGCCTTGTCATTGATGTTAGGCCCTGGCAGGGGACAAAGCTAGGAAGTAAACGTGTGTTTACTAATCAATCCATGCATGCCCCCAAATCTTCGTTGCTGTGTCTGTCCTCGTATGTATCATGAGTCATGTCTTCCTCCTGGTGTTCACTCGCTTTTCTTCCTCCTGGGCTCTTGCCTGTTAACCTCTCTCCTTACCCGCCTTTTTGATCAGCACTTACCTTTTTCATTCTCACCTGAACGTGGGCTTTGGTTCTCCTTTAGCTCTGCTTCATACGGCTTCTGACATCCTTTTGGAACGCGGGTGAAAACGACAAATAATTAGAAGAGATAAATATATGACGTTCGTTTTTCTAGTGCCTAATTTGGCTCTAGTGATATTACGCATTGCCTGCTGTTCTTAAAGTATTACTAGGAGTGCAGTGCATCTGATTTTCTGCAATGAAAATCATCAGAGCCAACGTACAGAACTTCAACACTGTTGTGAGGTATCAAAGTTCTGTCTCTTTCATGtagtttttcaaaattctgaGCTAAAATTTTCTTTACCTCATTTAATGTCATGGTACTATTGATGGAGACTTTACTGCACGAGCTCTGTATGATTATCACTCCACtgtggaagattttttaaaaactctagttCAAACAGCGTTCCCAGGTGAAGAgcttgaaaaaataatggcttttGTAACTTAAAAGAGCCCAGCACCGATGAAATGCAGTGAAGTCTTTTTCATTTAGATTGTTTAGTATTTAATTTCTCCAGTATGTTCTTTAAAGAAACTAATTTGGATGAAAGTTAGGAGGTGCCTACGTGCATGCCATGACATCTCAGCTGAGACAGAATGGCAGCCCACCAGTGGTTTTTCATGAGTGCATCTTGCACGGTTTTGCGGGGATTTTGTAAAGATTAGAATGTTGGTAGAGTCTGGTGGCAGTGTGTATTACCAAGGGCTTGGTGAGTTGCAGACCCTAGAGggaatgaaagtttattttttaaaaactattccttAACATACCAAGTTTCTTGAGTCAAATGGGCTAACATACCTTTGAGAAGTAGGAAATATTTATGTGagtctttatcattattattacggAGAACAGGCGTGCTCTGTGTAAAGGGGACACACCCATGCTTCTGAGGGGAGAGGGATCCAGAGTCTGGAGCGGggtgggggcgggtgggggggagggaggtCTCCTTTCCAGCAGGGTGTCCCTGGCCTGCAGGACAGAAGCACCCACTTCTGTCCCACACCAGGGCGGGCACTGCGCTGCGCGGCCTTGGGAGCCATCGCgcaggaggaggtggtggggagagCCTGCAGGGTGAGAAATGCCTGGGGCCCGTGTGGCAGCCCCGAAGTGGGCCATGAGGGGTCCTCTCCGGCTCTGCTAGGTGCTGGCTCTCTCCTTTCTTCACCTCCTTGCCTTACGGGACTAGACCCCTGGTGCAGCGCTGGCATCTGGGCTTATTCTGGCCTTGCCCAGCCTCCTGGTGAGGAAAAGCCCTGCCTGGTCCGGGCTGGGAAGCGGGGGGCGGAGCGTCGGCCGCGCTCTAGTCAGGCCCTCTCCTGCCGCTCCAGCTCCAGGCACCCAGGCCTTGCTTCTCATTTCCTGGAGAGTGTGGAGGGCGGGGAGCAGAAATCCCCTGCAAGTCCAGATTCCTCCCCTGGCCGCCACCTCCTTCCCGTgggaccccctcctcctcctggcagTCTCCGTCTGTAGGGCGCGCACCTCCTCTGCTTTCTGCCTGTGACCCCCTTTCCCTGTGCTGAGGCACCTCTCTTCGCCCGTCCCggctctctttcctctcccctctgccctctcccctccgcCTCTGTCACTCAGCAGATTCTTCTGCGCTTAAACACAGTCGCCCTTTTTGGCCTCCCATCCCCCTGGCCgtcatcctttctctctccttgcctTCAGGAAATGACACAGCCCTTTGGACATCACTGATGTTGACTCTCTGAACGTGCGACTTCCTGTGCGCGCTGAGTGATGTGGATCGTGCTGTGCCTTCTGCCCCGTGTGCCTTCGCCCCGTCTTTACATGGGAACCCCTTCTCGGCCGGCAATTCTCAGCGCAGGCGTCTCCTCTGAAAGGCCTGCCGTCACTGCCGGCCTGGGTTAGGTCACGCTCTCCTGTGCGCAGTTAGCCTCCTGTGCGCACCTGGGTTGTGGCCTTAAGAGACGCAGTAGGTGACTGTGCGCTGTTGGACCGGTCAGCGTGTGGTATCGTTGCTATGCCAGCACTAACAGAATGCTGTGGCACCTTGGTTTGTCCTCAGGAGAACCCTGAGACGTATTTTCATCCCCATTCTGTTCCTGTGGAAATTGAAGTGCAGAGAATTTAAGTGACTTCCCCAAGGTCGCACAGCTCCGAGGGGCCCAACTCTAGTATTTGAACCCAACTGTGTTTGCGTAGAGCCTGCACTATGTGCCTAGTGTTCTAGGCCACTGGGCCTCACACCTGCGCATGCGTCAGTATGACCTGGAGGGCTTGTGAGACCACAGATTGCTGTCCCCTCTCAGAGCTCCCTATTCAGTGGGTCTGGTGGAAGagtttgcatttccaacaagttaGTAGGTGATGTTGACACTcctggtccatggaccacacttgAGAACCACAGCTTCAGGCTGCTAATCACTGTCTCTACTGACACTGTCTCTCCAGCTAAAAAGAGAGTTCCTTCGGGCAGGAGCCGGTTGTTCTTTATGTCTGCGTTCCCAGCACCTAGCAAAGTCGTCCTGGCGGGTGGTAGGCCTTCCGTAAATGTttatttgagtgaatgaatgaagaaatgaggaaatggtCCTGACCTCTTATTTTAGTGTATATTTTTGCTGCAATGAGATCTCTGTGTATTTCAAGAACTGTCAGGTTTGGGCAGTCCCATAGCTGGTTGGCATATAGGCCATGTGTACTCACAGGTTTTGTAAGGCTCACTGTTGAGTGTATCATCTTAAAACCCTTTGAGGCCAGGAGTCACAGCTCTTATATTTGGCCCCCCGTTCTTTCCAGAGTGGCCCGCTCACTGCCTGTTAGCTGCTACCGTCCTTATGTGCAAAGAGCCTCTCTGGCCTTTTGGCAGATTTGAAAGTTTCTTTCCTAAAATGCACCTTCCTTGGTGTAAAATGGCTTCCTCAGAAATGTGGTGGCTCACAGGAACTGGGGCATGACTGCTTCCCGATATTAACGCTTCTTAAAATGCCCGTGGGACGTGGAGTAACTGAGTAGGCAGTGGGCTTATCTCAGTCCGCTGGGCTCTGTGTCACCCACAACTGGGCATCAAGTAGGAAACCGATGGCTTGAGAGCTTTCTTTGTTTCTAGCAGTCAAAATTTGGCTTGTtggtattttcttaaatgttccttttcttttggaaGAGGACCTACCAGTAGCTTGTATTATACTAGGCCATCTATGATGCCATTCAAAACCTGGATCAGAAGTTTGATGTTATTCACGAAAAGATTTCAAAAATCGACCGTTCTGTGACATCAGTTTGGCTAAATCAcgtgttataaaaatattttcacaactaTAATAAGCCTCTGGTTTGTAAAGATGCCAATCAGAAGCGAGAGAACTAATAAGGGCCGAGCATCACTTGCTGTAGCAGCAAATGGGAAACTAATCCTATGTTGGAAAAATGCTAAAGTTTAGGTTTGAGAAATGTATGGCaatgggtatttttttttgtttgtaaacTTACTATAGAAGAGGATCTTAAAAGATTACATTGAGGAGggataaaactaataaaaatagagCATCAATCTTTCATAATATAAAGCAATGTTTCATGGAAAATAAGTGTTCATACGTTTACTATttatgttatttcctttttactcATTCACAGTCGGTTTTTTATGCTGGCTTTGTGTCATTTCAGAAGTCACCTCAAGATGCATACACGTGTTCTAATGGCCCGCTTTCCAAAAAGATGAAACTGAAGAGAAGGGAATCTAATAATGGAGATTCTTACCCTCAAAGTTGTTGCCACGTTTTGCCAGTAAGAAGGCAGGAAAATGATTTCAATAGCAGCATTGTTGAAACATATTTCCGCTCCGGTGGGTTCTATGAGCAGGATCCAGAGATGGTCCACCTGGTGCTTAAAAAAatgcaggaggagcaggaggaagtGGAGTGGGAACGGAAGTGGCTGCTGAGTTCGAACCAGAGTAGCCCCGCTCCCTCCGACGTTACCGCTGATGCCTATCATTCGTGTCTATGCCCCGATGATACACCAGAGGGCACCTGTTCCGGGCCCTGCTCTCCCGGCCATGGGGCCCACAGCACCAGTAGTCTCTCCCCATCTGCCGAATCTCCCACAGCCGTGCCTGCAGCCCAGCCGGCCCAAGGTGAGCCCCGTGTGGCACAGAACCCTGAGATGATGACGAATTACCAAACTTTGAAGGATACGAACCTCAAACACATGCGTCGTGTTTTGGCATCCCACCCACCTTCGGGGATTACGAGATGTTACCCGTGACATGTAGCACTGCTTTACCTGTAGTTCTCAAGATTCTTGATATAAGCTCGTGgaagctgtttgttttctattttgagcGCTGGTTTTGGGGGATGCTCATAGTGATAACTAACATTCACTGAGTGTGTATtagatgccaggcactgtgctaatcaGTTGTCATGCCTCTTCTCCACTAATACTCAAAGTGACCCCACTGTGAGTTTTTtagtcttctgtttttctttgcccGTCCCTCGGTAAATACTCAAAATGCTCCTGAAATGGCCAGagatacaaaagaaaaagtacaccTCTGGCCAGCTCACACGTAACAAAGACCAAATTTGTGCCGACAGTCCCTGGCTAGAGAAACAGATCTTCCTAGTGAGTTGCAAGACTCCCTTTGGTTATCCCGCGCTAACTGTAGAGGGTCGAGTGCTGCGGTGGAGTAAATGGATACCTGTTTAGGCACAAAGCAGTTTCAGCACAACTCGAACGGCACAGCTAACACTCTGTGAGGTCTGAGCACTTGGGTTGTCTCCTGTCTCAGCCATTTCTGTATTAAACAACCTTCAACCAAGGTATCTGTTGCACTGCAGTTCCCCTTGAAGGAGGTCATCAAATGTAATATTAAAGTTACTTCTGAGATAGCTAAGCAGAGTAACCTTGTTTTCTTCAAACTTCAGATAAGCACTTAAGCCTTAAGAGACAGGAATTCAAAACATAAAGTGGGGCAAGAAATAATCCATGTTAAATACCTGGGAGAGATCCAGTAAAAGAGCTAATTTGGTTCTCAAAGATAATGGGATTTTTGAAATTCATTGATTGAAGTGAATAAATGTAAGCAGTTGTAAAACTACATTTTGGGGatttccattctatttctctagtAAAAACCATAATCTGGAccgagcagaggagagagattgagagaaatTCATTGAAATAAGTAGTGAGTAGTAGGTTAGCTTAGATTAACCTAATTTAGCCCGACGATCAGGTCTTTTGCTGGATGTGCCTGTGTCCCAAGAGGCCTCGGACTGCTCAGTCTGTTTTATGATCTTTGAAGCTGTGAGGCAGCTTCTGAAGCTGTTCTTGCTGTTTGCAGAAGGTCAGAGGGGATGCTCTTGGGTAGCCGCCCTCAGGCTGTGCTCACCTAGGCTTCCACTGGATTTACACGGACTCCTGGTCCTGAAGGTTCGGGAAAGAGACCATTGCTCCCTACCTAACATCTCTTCTTTCAGGATAAAGATCAGGTCAGGTTTGATTTGTCTTCCTTTCCCCCCTTTGAAGCTACAGGTGCACCACCAGTTAGAGCTGGCTCGGATATGCTGCAGCGAAGCTTCTCTGATGACCCTGAATCTTGGTCCGTGGAAGATGTGATCCTGCTCCTGAAACAAAAAGATCCTCAGATTTCAGGCCTCCTCGCTGACAGCTTCAGGGAACATGTAATGTTGGAGAGACCAGTGCATCTTTTGATCTGGTTTTCCTGCCGTAATGTCTTTGAATGACCTGTGCGCAGGCCCTTCACTTGGATGCTCCTTAGTGTGGATGGTGGGGGAGCCCTACCAACTGATTTTTCCATTTGTGAGAAACGTTGCTTTTCCCAGGGCTAGATCCTTAAAATGGTGGAGGCTGGATCTGTGCTTTAAGCGGGTGCCTGCCTGCATACCTAAAATCCTATAAGCCTTCAAGTTCTCCAGAGAAGGGGATTCGGCATAGCCGCTCTCGGGTGTCTTCTCCTTGTAACAGCAGCTACAAGGATCCTCCTTCCCACCTGCTCCCTGCTCGGCCCCAGGACCGTGCGTGGGAGGGGGTGACCGCAAGCTGTGACAGGGTGTCCTCCTCGTTAATGGCACCCGGTGAATCCAGCAGCGGATTCCGTTTGGCTCGGTTCCGTGAACCTTATACGGTTATCGACAAATTGGGATGCTGATACTCTCAGACTATTTACAAAGTAACATCGTGGCCTTAATTTTTACAAGTTCTAATTTCTTGAAATTCTGGCTTTAGTTAGTAGGAAACGTATGGAAGCTGCCTGACAATGGTAGTACTTTAAGGGAAGTCAGGTCTCTTCAGACAGTGATTTATGTTTCTGCAGTTTTGTCTTTAACTCAgaactggtgaaatccaaatcACATGCTTCAGTGGCACCacttggtcaattaatatgataaagaaATTTAGGAGGATGCCTTGTGACTCCcaagtaatatttttatagtgtTTCCTAATGAATAAAATTGGTGGCCGCATATCTGATGTACCCTTTTCACGATGGTAAGAAAATCAGtaattaatttttgtgtctgATTAGCATCAGACAACTAATTAGCTTTCAACATCAAGACAACACTGTACATAGAGCACATGTCTAGTTTGTACTGATGCTGACATACTAAAAGTCCCAGCCCCTCTACACAAGTTAATGACCATCTGACATTCATTTCTATCATTCATAGTTTTCACTCTCTTTGTCATACCTGTGCAACATTTCATTCATCACATTGTATTTAGTATTTAAAATGAGGTAGTGTGAAGCCTGGGCCATTTCTAAGAGACTAGATTAAATTGTTCTTAGTTTGCAGTAAATGTACAGATGATCAAATGGTGCTTCACTGCACAAATTACAGATTTTTAGCAGTCTTTGTCAAGCAGACGCAGATTCAGAACACATCTGGAGTGAACTGCTCTGTAATCGGTGTTTACATGTTCTTACATACAAAGAAATAGCCCTTCTGATAAAGTATGGACgcattattaattattataatttccttctctgtgtaGGACATTGATGGGAAAGCTCTGCTACTGCTCAAGTTTGACGTGATGATAAAGTACATGGGGCTTAAGCTGGGGACGGCCCTGAAGCTGTGCCACTACATTGAAACGCTTCAGGAGGAACATCACCTTGACAACTGAAAACATATTTGTGTAGATTTAGGTTGGATGTAATTGTGGGGAGACCAGTGCAtcttggtgtatgatcatttCCCTGCCCTTAGCACTTTTCGTTGTGTAGAAGGTTCCTCTAAAAATATGGTATCTCCAGAATTGTATCAAATTGGTAGTTTgttctttccatctttttattactttcattgTATACTTTACAAATATACTTCATGCAGGAAACAGAGAAACAACTTTGATTTCAGTTCCTGTTTATACATAGAACCAGAGCAGCTGAACCCCAAAGGGGAGACTAGTCCCCACTTCTTTTGCTGACAAGTTCTCTAATGAAATCCACGAGACGTTCTCCCTAAAGATGCAGCTGTAGGTAGATACCATCTTTCTCAAATATGTCATGTCAGCTACCGCACTGTCCTGTGGGTGCCCTGCCAGTTTCCCAAAAGGGAACAGCCGTATAAACccctttcattcctgtgactattTCTCTGtatgttgttattttttcttctttaaagaaaaaaaaaattgtataagcTTTCATGAAGAGTTCTTAACAgtgttttaataaattataagaaaaggTAGTTGTTTTACTCAAAAAGTATTATACTATCCAGGTGGTTTGGAGGGAGCCTGGTAACTCTTTTTAGTTCAGTACCTAGTATTTTGAAACTTCCGTATTTTGCCTAAGCTTGGACATTTAAGTAGGCATTCATTGCTCCCATCCCTCCCTAAAGTGGCATATGTCCACTTGTTTAAAAGGCAAGTAATTTATTGTGTGTTTATTCCTCGTGTGGATACTCcttcatatttatcttttattccaTACCTGAAGTATACACACAAgtaaatctttttttcatttaaaatggcaCACTTTGCTCTTCCACAGAGGTAAAGATTACATACAGCGAGATGCATTTTTCCGTCAAACATACGCACATCCTTAGCCACCACTGGGGCCTCTCTGCTCACCCGTCAGAGTTTCCACACGGGGAGGTTCTCTGTCTTGTGCAATGTTTCTAATTTGCTTTCTGAGCCATTTATCCT includes these proteins:
- the LOC108408927 gene encoding sex comb on midleg-like protein 1 isoform X1; translation: MFEEQDHITVTVGDDSADSEDTSHWSDCDNSSDVVIIEDSDSELSENGLPTDSVSTDQPSFQGRADNHQQLSQMPPGAEVLPSQGDRGVSQVSFPRSFKSYRLGPGNMEPVRAPNTRGSSPPRENNMKSPQDAYTCSNGPLSKKMKLKRRESNNGDSYPQSCCHVLPVRRQENDFNSSIVETYFRSGGFYEQDPEMVHLVLKKMQEEQEEVEWERKWLLSSNQSSPAPSDVTADAYHSCLCPDDTPEGTCSGPCSPGHGAHSTSSLSPSAESPTAVPAAQPAQATGAPPVRAGSDMLQRSFSDDPESWSVEDVILLLKQKDPQISGLLADSFREHDIDGKALLLLKFDVMIKYMGLKLGTALKLCHYIETLQEEHHLDN
- the LOC108408927 gene encoding sex comb on midleg-like protein 1 isoform X3, producing the protein MPPGAEVLPSQGDRGVSQVSFPRSFKSYRLGPGNMEPVRAPNTRGSSPPRENNMKSPQDAYTCSNGPLSKKMKLKRRESNNGDSYPQSCCHVLPVRRQENDFNSSIVETYFRSGGFYEQDPEMVHLVLKKMQEEQEEVEWERKWLLSSNQSSPAPSDVTADAYHSCLCPDDTPEGTCSGPCSPGHGAHSTSSLSPSAESPTAVPAAQPAQATGAPPVRAGSDMLQRSFSDDPESWSVEDVILLLKQKDPQISGLLADSFREHDIDGKALLLLKFDVMIKYMGLKLGTALKLCHYIETLQEEHHLDN
- the LOC108408927 gene encoding sex comb on midleg-like protein 1 isoform X2, with the protein product MFEEQDHITVTVGDDSADSEDTSHWSDCDNSSDVVIIEDSDSELSENGLPTDSVSTDQPSFQGRADNHQQLSQMPPGAEVLPSQGDRGVSQVSFPRSFKSYRLGPGNMEPVRAPNTRGSSPPRENNMKSPQDAYTCSNGPLSKKMKLKRRESNNGDSYPQSCCHVLPVRRQENDFNSSIVETYFRSGGFYEQDPEMVHLVLKKMQEEQEEVEWERKWLLSSNQSSPAPSDVTADAYHSCLCPDDTPEGTCSGPCSPGHGAHSTSSLSPSAESPTAVPAAQPAQGAPPVRAGSDMLQRSFSDDPESWSVEDVILLLKQKDPQISGLLADSFREHDIDGKALLLLKFDVMIKYMGLKLGTALKLCHYIETLQEEHHLDN